One genomic region from Bacillus sp. SLBN-46 encodes:
- the tsaB gene encoding tRNA (adenosine(37)-N6)-threonylcarbamoyltransferase complex dimerization subunit type 1 TsaB: MTVLAIDTSNYALGVALLEENQVLGEYITNLKKNHSVRIMPAIETLMSDCERVPADLTKIVVAEGPGSYTGVRIGVTIAKTLAWTLNIPLVGVSSLEILAAGTGRYFDGMVSPLFDARRGQVYTGLYQFVDGKLTVVKQDQLVMLADWVERLSDSDKPILFVGNDLPIHKAKIEEVLGSKAIFASMTEHNPRPAELALLGKDLAGDDLHSFVPNYIRLAEAEAKWLEAKGKI; this comes from the coding sequence ATGACAGTATTGGCGATAGATACTTCTAATTATGCGTTAGGAGTAGCGCTTTTAGAAGAGAATCAAGTATTAGGAGAATACATTACTAATTTAAAAAAGAATCACTCTGTTCGGATTATGCCGGCTATTGAAACTTTAATGAGTGATTGTGAACGGGTACCAGCAGATTTAACGAAGATTGTGGTTGCTGAAGGACCTGGGTCTTATACAGGAGTAAGAATCGGTGTTACGATTGCAAAAACACTAGCATGGACTCTTAATATCCCGCTTGTGGGTGTTTCAAGTTTAGAAATTTTAGCCGCAGGAACTGGACGGTACTTTGATGGAATGGTATCTCCATTGTTTGATGCTAGAAGAGGACAAGTCTATACTGGCTTATATCAATTTGTAGACGGAAAGCTTACGGTGGTGAAACAGGATCAGTTAGTGATGCTTGCTGACTGGGTAGAAAGGTTATCAGATTCGGATAAGCCCATCTTATTTGTTGGAAATGACCTGCCGATTCATAAAGCTAAAATTGAAGAAGTCTTGGGATCTAAAGCCATTTTTGCAAGTATGACAGAACATAACCCTCGTCCGGCCGAACTTGCTTTATTAGGAAAGGATTTAGCTGGAGATGACCTACATTCTTTTGTACCAAATTATATACGTTTAGCAGAAGCGGAAGCCAAGTGGCTTGAAGCAAAAGGAAAAATATAA
- the tsaD gene encoding tRNA (adenosine(37)-N6)-threonylcarbamoyltransferase complex transferase subunit TsaD, whose translation MKKDQYILAIETSCDETAVAIVKNGREIVANVVASQIESHKRFGGVVPEIASRHHVEQMTIVMEEALNQANLTMADLDAIAVTEGPGLVGALLIGVNAAKALAFAHNKPLVPVHHIAGHIYANRLVTELKFPLLSLVVSGGHTELVYMKEHGHFEVIGETRDDAAGEAYDKVARTLNMPYPGGPHIDRLAQEGSPTIDLPRAWLEEGSFDFSFSGLKSAVINTVHNAEQRGETIAPEDLAASFQASVIEVLVKKTEKAVAQYGVKQVLVAGGVAANKGLRHALEKAFADQPDIELVIPPLSLCTDNAAMIAAAGSIMFEKGIRAGLALNANPGLDIEMHNNE comes from the coding sequence ATGAAAAAAGATCAGTATATTTTAGCAATAGAAACAAGCTGTGATGAGACGGCAGTAGCGATTGTTAAAAACGGCCGTGAGATTGTAGCCAATGTCGTGGCATCTCAAATAGAAAGTCATAAGCGGTTTGGAGGAGTAGTACCTGAAATTGCTTCTCGTCACCATGTTGAGCAAATGACCATCGTGATGGAGGAAGCTTTGAATCAGGCAAACCTTACAATGGCTGACTTGGATGCCATTGCTGTCACAGAGGGTCCTGGATTAGTAGGTGCGCTATTAATTGGTGTAAATGCTGCAAAGGCTTTGGCGTTTGCCCATAATAAGCCACTTGTACCGGTCCACCATATTGCCGGGCATATCTATGCAAACCGGCTGGTAACAGAACTGAAATTTCCTTTGTTGTCTCTGGTGGTCTCTGGTGGCCATACAGAGCTTGTTTATATGAAAGAGCACGGTCACTTTGAAGTAATAGGCGAAACGAGAGATGACGCGGCGGGAGAAGCCTATGATAAGGTGGCACGAACGTTAAATATGCCGTATCCCGGTGGTCCACATATTGATCGCTTAGCTCAGGAAGGAAGTCCAACGATTGATTTACCTAGAGCATGGCTGGAAGAAGGTTCGTTTGACTTTAGTTTTAGTGGCCTGAAGTCCGCTGTCATTAATACGGTTCACAATGCGGAACAGCGCGGTGAAACGATTGCTCCAGAAGATCTTGCGGCAAGCTTCCAAGCTAGTGTCATTGAAGTGCTGGTGAAAAAGACAGAAAAGGCTGTTGCCCAGTATGGCGTGAAGCAAGTATTAGTAGCTGGCGGAGTGGCAGCCAATAAAGGACTAAGACATGCACTAGAAAAGGCGTTTGCTGACCAACCTGATATTGAATTAGTGATTCCTCCGTTATCCTTGTGCACCGATAATGCAGCTATGATTGCGGCAGCAGGAAGTATCATGTTTGAAAAAGGAATCAGAGCAGGTCTTGCGCTTAATGCGAATCCAGGTTTGGATATTGAAATGCATAATAATGAGTAA
- the rimI gene encoding ribosomal protein S18-alanine N-acetyltransferase yields the protein MVDSYVFRYMREEDIDQVLEVEHASFTTPWSREAFYNEIHNNKFAVYIVLEEENQIIGYCGTWVVIDEAHVTNVAIMPGYRGKKLGEALMTKLMSVARELGARSMTLEVRVTNHVAQSLYRKLGFQNGGIRKNYYSDNQEDALVMWVNL from the coding sequence ATGGTAGATTCTTATGTTTTTCGATATATGAGGGAAGAGGATATAGACCAAGTACTAGAGGTAGAACATGCGTCTTTTACTACTCCCTGGAGCAGGGAAGCATTTTATAATGAAATACACAATAATAAATTCGCTGTCTATATTGTCCTTGAGGAAGAAAATCAAATCATTGGCTATTGTGGAACATGGGTTGTCATCGATGAAGCACACGTGACGAACGTGGCCATAATGCCTGGATATCGGGGGAAAAAGCTAGGAGAGGCATTAATGACAAAGTTAATGTCTGTTGCTAGGGAGTTAGGAGCTAGAAGTATGACGCTTGAAGTAAGGGTAACGAATCATGTCGCACAATCCCTTTATCGGAAATTAGGATTTCAAAATGGCGGGATTCGAAAAAATTATTATTCAGATAACCAAGAAGATGCACTAGTAATGTGGGTGAATTTATGA
- the moaC gene encoding cyclic pyranopterin monophosphate synthase MoaC — protein sequence MAEFTHFNEEGRAKMVDVSDKPETARTALAHSSITVSKEIFDKITNHEMKKGDVLAVAQVAAVMAAKKTWDLIPMCHPIPLTGVNISFSWEEDQTGNFQLHIEAAVKTKGNTGVEMEALTAASACALTVYDMCKAVDKGMVIGPTYLVEKTGGKNGDFRRNEQVK from the coding sequence ATGGCCGAATTTACGCATTTTAATGAAGAAGGCAGAGCCAAGATGGTAGATGTCAGCGACAAGCCTGAGACAGCACGTACTGCTCTTGCTCATTCTAGCATAACTGTAAGTAAAGAGATTTTTGACAAAATAACCAATCATGAGATGAAAAAGGGCGATGTGTTAGCTGTTGCCCAGGTGGCTGCTGTGATGGCGGCTAAAAAAACATGGGATCTCATTCCTATGTGTCATCCCATTCCACTGACTGGTGTGAATATTTCTTTTTCATGGGAAGAGGATCAAACAGGGAACTTTCAATTACATATTGAGGCAGCGGTCAAAACAAAGGGGAATACAGGTGTGGAAATGGAAGCGCTCACAGCTGCATCTGCTTGTGCTTTAACCGTTTATGATATGTGTAAGGCAGTTGATAAAGGGATGGTTATTGGACCCACCTATTTAGTGGAAAAAACAGGCGGTAAAAACGGTGATTTTAGAAGAAATGAACAGGTTAAATAA
- a CDS encoding ABC-F family ATP-binding cassette domain-containing protein, with the protein MILLQVNQLQKFYGADLILSNIKLELQTRDRVALVGRNGAGKSTLLKIIAGHLSHDGGEIIKPKEVTIGYLAQNTGLESKLTIWDEMLTVFEPLQIMEKSLRKLEEQMADPSVFEDPSKYERVLKEYDILQVKFKEQGGYQFEADIRSVLHGLNFQDHSLMIASLSGGQKTRLALGKLLLTKPDILILDEPTNHLDIDTLSWLEQYLQGYDGAILIVSHDRYFLDKVVNQVYEVSRKQIQRFPGNYSSYLDQKAANYERNLKLYEKQQQEVANLQDFIQRNLARASTTKQAQSRRKKLEKMDLMDRPLGDEKSATFSFEIERPTGNDVLTVDSLAVGYDGEKVSEAISFRAFKGESIALVGPNGIGKSTLLKTIIKKLPALAGTIQYGTNLSIGYYDQEQAELTSNKRVLNELWDDYPLKSEKEIRTVLGNFLFSGDDVLKIVSTLSGGEKARLALAKLMLEKANVLILDEPTNHLDLDSKEVLENALIDYPGTILFVSHDRYFINRIATKVLELSRHGSMEYLGDYDYYLEKKLEQEELAALALAESTKKASQVEALEKNSYQQDKESKKLERQRKRKLEEIEGRIEELEEQIQECEQQLCDPVVFQNHEKVLEINIKSEKAKAELEQLMEEWAELAD; encoded by the coding sequence ATGATTTTATTGCAAGTGAATCAATTACAAAAATTTTATGGTGCTGACCTTATTTTATCGAATATAAAGCTAGAATTACAAACGCGAGACCGTGTGGCCCTTGTTGGCCGAAATGGCGCAGGGAAATCGACCTTATTAAAGATTATTGCCGGACATTTGTCTCATGATGGCGGTGAAATCATCAAACCAAAAGAAGTAACCATCGGGTATTTAGCTCAAAACACAGGATTAGAATCCAAATTGACCATTTGGGATGAAATGTTAACCGTATTTGAACCACTTCAAATCATGGAAAAATCGCTCCGCAAACTAGAAGAACAAATGGCCGATCCTTCTGTGTTTGAAGACCCAAGTAAGTACGAACGGGTGCTGAAAGAATATGATATCCTCCAAGTAAAATTCAAAGAGCAGGGCGGATACCAGTTTGAAGCTGACATTCGCTCGGTTCTACACGGTTTAAACTTCCAGGATCATTCTCTCATGATTGCTAGTTTAAGCGGTGGTCAAAAAACCCGACTTGCTTTGGGGAAATTACTGCTAACGAAACCTGATATTTTAATATTGGACGAGCCTACCAACCATCTGGATATTGATACCCTTTCATGGCTGGAGCAATATTTGCAGGGTTACGATGGTGCGATTTTAATCGTCTCTCACGACCGCTACTTCTTAGATAAAGTCGTGAATCAGGTCTATGAAGTATCCCGCAAGCAAATCCAAAGGTTTCCGGGTAACTATAGTTCTTACCTTGATCAAAAAGCGGCTAATTATGAGCGCAATTTGAAGCTTTATGAAAAACAACAGCAAGAGGTCGCTAATTTGCAGGATTTTATCCAACGGAATCTAGCAAGAGCGTCCACCACCAAACAAGCGCAAAGCCGCCGGAAAAAGCTGGAGAAAATGGACTTAATGGATCGACCTCTTGGTGATGAAAAGTCTGCCACTTTCTCTTTTGAAATTGAAAGACCAACCGGGAATGATGTATTAACTGTCGATTCTCTTGCGGTGGGCTACGATGGAGAGAAGGTATCTGAGGCGATCTCGTTCCGGGCCTTTAAAGGGGAAAGCATTGCTCTTGTGGGTCCAAATGGAATTGGTAAGTCTACGCTTCTAAAAACGATTATTAAGAAGCTCCCTGCCCTTGCCGGAACCATCCAGTATGGAACAAACCTTTCCATTGGCTATTACGACCAGGAACAGGCGGAATTAACCTCTAATAAGCGTGTTTTAAATGAGCTTTGGGATGATTATCCGCTGAAAAGTGAAAAAGAGATCCGAACCGTACTTGGAAACTTCTTATTCTCTGGTGATGATGTGTTAAAAATAGTCTCCACTCTTAGCGGCGGGGAGAAAGCTCGGTTAGCACTTGCCAAACTGATGCTAGAAAAGGCCAATGTACTCATTCTTGACGAGCCTACGAACCACCTGGACCTTGATAGTAAGGAAGTCCTTGAGAATGCATTGATTGATTATCCCGGTACCATTTTGTTTGTATCCCATGACCGGTATTTTATTAACCGGATTGCCACTAAGGTATTGGAGTTAAGCAGACATGGCAGCATGGAGTATCTTGGGGATTATGATTATTATCTTGAAAAAAAGCTCGAGCAGGAAGAATTGGCTGCATTAGCACTAGCAGAATCCACTAAAAAGGCTTCACAGGTTGAAGCTCTCGAGAAAAACTCTTATCAACAGGATAAAGAAAGCAAAAAACTGGAGCGCCAGCGCAAAAGGAAGCTAGAAGAGATCGAGGGACGGATTGAAGAGCTTGAGGAACAAATTCAGGAGTGCGAACAGCAGTTATGCGATCCAGTAGTGTTTCAAAATCACGAAAAAGTGTTAGAGATTAACATAAAAAGCGAAAAAGCGAAGGCTGAGCTTGAGCAATTGATGGAAGAGTGGGCTGAGCTGGCTGATTAA